One Cucurbita pepo subsp. pepo cultivar mu-cu-16 chromosome LG09, ASM280686v2, whole genome shotgun sequence DNA window includes the following coding sequences:
- the LOC111802707 gene encoding BOI-related E3 ubiquitin-protein ligase 1-like: MAVQAQYPSNVLLLNRNGQEAHDYSLQIQPGGFLDQTHMVFNNNIGNNSRKRAREMATSTATFATPIDLSAIQQPRPPLLVDLANLHNHQNNVVSTGLRLSSGNHQQNQPLQQQQQQQQQQPNHNHNLVPQSSSTFISLLTDDFASNFKRQQDEIDQFLQAQEEQLRLTLADKRQRHYRALLDAVEESVARRLREREEEVEKATRRNAELEARAAQLSVEAQVWQAKARAQEATAVALQAQLQQAMSGGCDGGDGGTAGAEGQTDDAESAHIDPERVRILGPSCKACRKRLASVLLLPCRHLCLCTDCDQVAQTCPLCPSKRSSSVEVYLS, translated from the exons ATGGCTGTTCAAGCTCAATATCCTTCAAATGTTTTGCTCTTAAACAG AAATGGTCAAGAAGCGCATGATTATTCATTGCAGATACAACCAGGAGGTTTTCTTGACCAGACTCATATGGTGTTCAACAACAATATAG GAAACAATTCTCGGAAGAGAGCAAGAGAAATGGCGACTTCCACAGCAACCTTCGCGACTCCAATCGATCTCTCTGCGATACAGCAGCCTCGTCCTCCTCTTCTTGTTGATCTCGCCAACCTTCACAATCACCAAAACAATGTCGTCTCCACCGGTCTCCGCTTGTCCTCCGGTAATCATCAACAGAATCAACCGCTGcaacagcagcaacaacaacaacaacaacaacctaATCATAACCACAATCTCGTTCCTCAATCATCATCGACTTTCATATCGCTATTAACAGACGATTTCGCCTCAAATTTCAAACGGCAACAAGACGAAATAGATCAATTCCTTCAAGCACAG GAAGAGCAACTACGGCTCACCTTGGCAGATAAAAGACAGAGACACTACCGTGCACTTCTGGATGCAGTAGAGGAATCGGTAGCGAGAAggttaagagagagagaggaggaagtTGAGAAGGCCACGCGCCGAAACGCCGAGTTGGAAGCACGCGCCGCCCAGCTTAGTGTCGAGGCGCAGGTCTGGCAGGCGAAGGCTAGGGCACAGGAAGCCACCGCTGTAGCTCTCCAGGCACAACTGCAACAGGCGATGTCTGGCGGATGCGACGGAGGAGATGGCGGCACGGCAGGCGCCGAAGGACAAACCGACGACGCCGAGTCGGCTCATATCGACCCGGAGCGAGTGAGGATTTTGGGACCGAGTTGCAAAGCGTGTAGAAAGCGGTTGGCGTCGGTGTTGCTTTTGCCCTGCCGTCATCTCTGCCTCTGTACAGACTGCGACCAAGTGGCTCAGACTTGCCCGTTATGCCCTTCCAAGCGAAGTTCCAGCGTAGAGGTCTATCTCTCTTAA
- the LOC111801327 gene encoding uncharacterized protein LOC111801327: protein MDSSVAARRPYFIDEDDGLVSLVDVEAGISGNQNSHYPQPFFHRPRICHGGTHRRGTRNLSVSSSRVSARFYDARFEHHHHHFLEACFLCKKPLSDNKDIFMYRGDTPFCSEECREKQIDMDEAKEKKLNLSSSIKAMRKKDQRKSTSPGKSTTGHDCRFRAGTVLAA, encoded by the exons ATGGATTCTTCTGTAGCTGCAAGAAGGCCGTATTTCATCGATGAGGACGACGGGTTGGTCTCCTTGGTGGATGTGGAAGCTGGAATTTCTGGAAACCAGAACAGCCACTATCCTCAGCCTTTCTTCCACCGCCCAAGGATTTGCCATGGCGGTACTCACCGGCGAGGCACGAGAAACCTCTCGGTTTCCTCCTCCAGAGTTTCAGCGAGGTTTTATGATGCCAGATTTGAACATCATCATCACCATTTCTTGGAAGCTTGTTTTCTCTGCAAGAAACCGCTCTCTGATAACAAAGACATTTTCATGTACAG AGGAGACACTCCATTTTGCAGCGAAGAGTGTAGAGAAAAGCAAATCGACATGGACGAAGcgaaagagaagaagttgaATCTATCATCATCcatcaaagccatgagaaaaaAAGATCAGAGAAAATCCACTTCTCCGGGAAAGTCCACCACCGGGCACGACTGCCGTTTCCGCGCCGGCACGGTGTTGGCGGCGTAG